The Plasmodium yoelii strain 17X genome assembly, chromosome: 14 DNA segment gaaaaaaaatagtagaaAAATATTCTACCATTCCCTGATTTTCAATACATACATCAATTATATAAGCACTTTAAGTATATCCAGACTTCATAcacattttaaatttaatgaccctattttaacaatttataaaatgcatcTAAACACATTCCCCACTTTCTAGTtacaagaaaaaaaaactaaaaataaaattaatatttaaatgattaACATCTATTTTGATCCATTTCTACATACCCCTGTATATTATCACACTTTTGGATATTTTGTCTTACGAAAATGTTTGCCTCATaaattgataataatattatccgaaattcaatataaaataaatcctTATATGTATCACATTtcttatattgaattatcgTAGCTTAACACCTATTTGGAATTAGTGATTTCTTTATTCATAAAAAGGTTTATTTAAAGTGGATATAGTTGTACATAACTGTTtcaatatatacatataactTTATGGgtattttaaaacaaaaaaaaacaaataaaatgcaaaaatgtagagttcatttttttataagaaatattttttaaagttGCAAAAAGAGccattaaataaaaataaatattgtcTATATAGACGATATTATCGGTATAAATTTGAaactatattaaaaaaaaattatgttacATTTGCATACtaatgtacatatatattatgattttGTTTTCGAATAAAAGAAATGATTCAGTTCGGGTGTGCATgcgcatatattaatatatagcaACATGCATATATGTAAGTGTATAAAAAGATacgcatacatatatattgccTTCATCCGAGAGTTATAAAACTATTCGCTTCCACTTTCGTCGttataattgttatttttatttttgttcgAGGCAAATTGAGCTTCGTAAAATTCGACAATCTGCTGAGCTGTTGTTGCTTGTTCTGGATTCTTATCATCCCTCAATCTAAGAAATCTTGGGAATCTTAACCCAATCCCTTTATCATCTGAATACACTCCGATAGCTGCAGTATGGACAGGCGATAATGATAAATCTGCTGCTTTAATTTCCCATACATAATGAGCATCAAACCACACATCAGGGTTTAGTTTATCTGATACTTcataatatgattttttattagGTATAATTTTATCACTTAATGATTCATGCAATGCATTAAGTATTTCATCACTAAAACCTGTACCTGCTTTACATACAGTCTGGAAGTTTTCTGTTTCAGAATTATATGCAGCTAAAACAAAAGCACCATAAACCCCACTTCTTTTCCCTTTTCCATAATATCCAGCTATAGGTACTAAATCAACTGAATCTGATAATCCTTCTATGTAATCTTTTTTTACCTTTAACCAGTTTAATGATCGTCTTGATGGCTCATAAGAAGCATTGTCAAGTAAAGTTTTAACCATCAAACCTTCacaattattttcaatagcatcttgtaaaaatatatctatatcatCAATATTATTCATTTCTGAATGTGTTGCATATTCTAATACTCCTTCTTTACATCTTAATAAGGAATATAATAACTTCCTTCTAATTTCCAATGGTTCTTTTATTACAGGTACCCCATTGCAACATATTAAATCAAATggaaataaacatattttcaCTTTTATGTTTTCTATATCTACATCCTTTCTTTTTCTTGTTGTTAATATTTGAAAtggtaatatttttttattctcaATATCATATGCTACAACTTCACTATCAATAATCGATTCAGTAACACCTGGCATTATTTGATCTTTTACAATTTGAATAACATCAGGATATTTCTCTGTCATTGTTTCTAAATTTCTACTAAAAATCtttatattatctttatcaatataatgaatttggGCTCTTTCACCATCATATTTGTATTCACACGTAAATGTAACATTATTAAATCTATCTAAAACTTCTTGTATTCCTTTTGTTGGTTTAGCTAACATAGGCTGCACTGGAACTCCGGTTTTAACAgtacattttttcattaacaCATTCATATCATCACCGCttaataaattttgtataatCATTTCAATATTTGGTAATTCACATAAAGCACTTTTTACAGACTTTTCCATACATTCAAAAATATCtgaatcattatttatatcacaatatgcattttttaattctttaaaTATAGGTAATAAACGAGTATCTCCTTCTTTTCCTATGTTAAAAAACAAGTTGGGTTTACTCATTCTTTCATTACGTATCTTTATTGATTTTactaaattattaaattgaTCAGTATCCAACACATTTGTTTTGTTATCCGtatcatttgttttttctaattttatattattttcattttttacttCTGTTGCATCATCATCACAATTATCTTTATCACCCTTAACCACTATTCGCTCATTTAGCAATTTTTCATTCATCATTTTACCGTCTTTTATGATATTTTCTGGAATTTCAGGGCGTGTTAATACAAAAGCATATGCCAAAGCTTGCAAAACAGTAGCACTATTTACACCAATTCTTAAACGTTGTTGTAAAAATCGaactatatattttgccTCTGATGTTTTTGCACTaactaataatttttttattacttctCTTTTTTTCTGTTGAGAATTAGAACCACTAATATTTGGTATactttttaattcattaaaaactGATTGAATAGTTAACCTAGGTAAAGGAAATATAGTTCTCATTTTACATGAACAACTTTCTGCTATTATTCCTAAATCTTCAATTTGTTGCAaatctttttttatactaGCTTCAGTTCTACTATATGCTTCTGACattgtttttaatattaatgcCTCACCAACACCTGCTTCGACATTTTGATAATCTGGTGCCACTTTATTTAAAGTTATGTATACTGCCGGAATTAAATCATTAGGgctataatatattaaaacacGAAAAAcatttgataaaataatagcTACATTTTTCTTGCTTCCTGCCCCACTACCTTTTAATTCTTCAATTTGATTAAATGTATTTGTAAGAAATGTGAATAATAAGGAATCTTTAAACttgtgttttattttatcctTCTCAGATAAGCATAAATTACTTATATCAAAATTGGCAGGATTAAATTTTGGCGATGATAAATCACTTATTTTTTCATCCTCATAAACTTTACAGTTAAATAATGAacccttttttatttcattttcattctTTACTTTCGATTTCTTTGTTTTTGCACCATCATCGTTTGTATTTTTCCTTTTCGATGCTTCCTTTTCTTCACTTTTAACATGAGACTCTTCTATTTTAGTATCACATTGCTCGTCCCCGTCCATTTTTTTAGGAAAGGATAAACATTTTctgcaaaaaaataaaataaaataaacttGGGGGTGTGAAAATTTACATTATAACATCGAAAATGCATAggtatattcatttatagacatttattcatattaatttctttttatagcttaaaatatgcatacaaatatttatcatttcTATTTGGCACGTTATTTCTAATATTCTTTAAAACTATCACATTaaacttatttttataattgtgAAACAATTTGCTTTTCATAAATGGTGTTACATAATTATATTCAGTTCTCATgtatctttttattttacaaaaaaacatttttgtTAAAAGTATCAGCAATAATAATTTCATATTACAtcataacaaaaaaaaataataaaatacaaatacaCAAGACAAATAATTCAATATTAATCGCTAGTTAATGTTACAATGAAGAACATTGCATTAgcaaatacaaaaaaaaaataaactattGCATATTAAATtggtatatattattaatgtaTCCATGCGTATTCGTATTGTTACATGTATGCACATTATTCTTAtgcatcatattttttaataactaTTCAAAAATGCTTATgccaatattatatacattcattTTCCCCATAATTTGACACAATATTACACCAACAAATATTTCAATCAATAACATAAACTACGcatttaaatatacatatggcTACATTTCCTGCATATTCAATCAGCaccaaaataatatgattttgcaataaaaattgttacgtaaaaagataataagtattaaatatcattaatatttcTTATATTGTTTACAATAACAtccattatttatataatcataaatattttttatttaactcACTCTAAGGTTACTTGCTTAAGTGGCTTTTCCATAATTCATAtaacaattaaaaataagCCAATTTGAAAtaagtataaatataaacaatatatatacgcttatttttatttatatttattgatatatatatgtattaaaaaataaatacttctcaaggtatataaataataaatatacatataagaAGCATTtacattatattatatacatttatccCTTAGGCTTATttaaatcatattattttacttaaaattaataattttctaCATTTTATAGTAgcaaataattaaaaaaattagagaaaaacatatatgaataaattgttaatttatattttaaaatttatgtgtaaattattaaataattaaagaGTTCAAATAGGATCTtcgtatatattttttttactatacACATCTCATTTTCACAGATGCTGAAATGTGTAAAAATTACATaggattaaaaaaatatataaaaaatggcGAAATAAATGAGAAAGACGacacaataataaaataaggataataaaaatataaattgtaaataaaaatgcaaaatTAATAGAAAATGAGAAACAcgcattaaaaaaataaaataaaatgtataaataaaataatttgctCCTTgacattaaaaattttttatagtcACAAACAATAAAAGTAAAAGTATGTAAAAGGTGCCTTAAAAAGAGGATTTAagtacataaataaaaaatataaaataaaaaaaagaaagtaaagaaaagaaaaagtgAGAGCATGCAATACAATAGGAAATTTACCATCTTGAATTTTATGAAACAGAAGCTTTATAAAagctaacattttttaattcacaagaaaaaaaagaaaaatatttactgAAAAAATTAAGATAGTAGtgatatcattttatttctatattaCACTGCTATCAAGGGCATCCTTGATCTTACacatgataatatatataatcaggaatttacatttttagtGATTTTACAAGAATATGCTTTAATTTAGTGATAATTATCTACACACAAATATGCATATTCATTTAGTAATAATTTTCGATGCTCACACACCCATTTTCTTCGTATCTTAGCGCGTATAGAAATGTGCTTGaatctttatttatatctccATATTCATGATTGCAAGGTTATTGCATTATTTAATTCGTTCAAATTCGAATacatttgaaaaaataaaaagacatTATTACAGTTATTAAACATAAAATGACGACTAACCCCGTAACATAAAGGAAGGCAACCTCGTTTGtttctaaatttatttttaagttCATACCAAAAACTCCTGAAAAGGGGGAAAAATGTATACAcattcataaattataatatttcactATTTCTCATTGTTTTATTCATGTGATcagaaaaacatataattatGCATTTTATGTTAACATAGAAAAATGCCTTACTTATTTTTACTCTGTTTTATTATACCCTAGGACATAAATGTATTGCATTAATCAACATATTACCTGTTATTAAGGTCCCTATACCAAACCCAGAATTTACCAAACTTATAATTATATCCATTCTGATTAAATTATTTCTAGTAAGTGATAAATCAGAAACAATTTTTGCTTCTAAATTAACCATTCCATCATGTAGATGTTTTATTTGGTTATATGATTGATGCAACTCTTGATCAAAATATTCCAACAGCATTTGCAGATCTTGATTTGTTGCTtctttattatcatcatcatttatatttggaTTAAAATAACATTTGGTTAATTCCATTCTTTTTAAATCAACATTATTCTCAGAAATTTCACGAAAAGCtttaataaatgaatttactttatttattaatatgctcGTTGGCTCTTTTAAGTTATGtaaatttgataaaatatcTTGATATTTTGCTATTCTTAATGAAAGTTTAATATTAGaaaattctttatttaataactGCATTTCCGCATTTAAATGCTCTATTGCACTAGAAAAAACACATTCTAATGCACAAAACTCAAAAGGTTTTCTTGTTATCATGTTTCCATccatattgtatatattagtatattttttagatatatTGCATAAGCTTTTAATTAAATCATCTGTTACCAAATCTTCTTTAATTACTAAAAAAACACTAGAATGTAAAATAACACAAATTAATGGTGGCAAAGATACTAATATAGCATTTAGCCGAGCCTCTATACTtgcaatattattattctctGCTAATAATTGTTTACAATCACGATAATTTATTAAGccacttttatttttcacataatttaaattacAACACTGCTTAActctttttaaaaattctGTAGATAAATATTCTCTTATAAAACATTTACCTGCAAATATCTCAACTATTACATGTCTTCTTAATTTATTTAGTTGAACTAaataatcattttcatttaatattCCTTCTAGTTTTAAATTTGACTCTCTCttaatattgttattattattattattatcagtGTTGAtagtattaaaattattattatgtgaaaCTGTTGTGTCAATTGGGTCcgaatttatattattatagtaTAAAGAATTTCTTAGCCTCATTTTTAATTcgttattttcatcatttaatGTAATTATGTTCTTATTCATAAAGGTTGCACTCATTTCAGAATTGCCCTTTTTTGATAATGGTTCTAAATTTTCTTTCCCTTTTTTACAACGATTTATTAATGTATTCTTTAAATTATAACTACGCGTATCCTCTTCCAGGTCTCTACTACTTAATAACTCATCTGGATTGTTATTATATGATTGACCACAGTCAAATTGTTTTTTCGAGCCTTCATTATCACTCTTTAATTTTGATGATTCCaaagacattttttttttttcaaaaattatcAAAGGGATGACGAGAACAAATTATAATCAcgaatgaaaaatattatacaaaaaatcaTGACCTAACATAATGGTATAAAatcaatatatatgcatgctaaaatattaatgtatgcaaatatatatatgaatacagctttatattcataaattttaAGCCACATAAAGTAACTCAAAGGGCTATATGACTGTCAAGAAAAAAATGTGCGAACTAGTCTTGCATTTTTACACaatttatatgataatattaa contains these protein-coding regions:
- a CDS encoding DNA ligase I, putative translates to MKLLLLILLTKMFFCKIKRYMRTEYNYVTPFMKSKLFHNYKNKFNVIVLKNIRNNVPNRNDKYLKCLSFPKKMDGDEQCDTKIEESHVKSEEKEASKRKNTNDDGAKTKKSKVKNENEIKKGSLFNCKVYEDEKISDLSSPKFNPANFDISNLCLSEKDKIKHKFKDSLLFTFLTNTFNQIEELKGSGAGSKKNVAIILSNVFRVLIYYSPNDLIPAVYITLNKVAPDYQNVEAGVGEALILKTMSEAYSRTEASIKKDLQQIEDLGIIAESCSCKMRTIFPLPRLTIQSVFNELKSIPNISGSNSQQKKREVIKKLLVSAKTSEAKYIVRFLQQRLRIGVNSATVLQALAYAFVLTRPEIPENIIKDGKMMNEKLLNERIVVKGDKDNCDDDATEVKNENNIKLEKTNDTDNKTNVLDTDQFNNLVKSIKIRNERMSKPNLFFNIGKEGDTRLLPIFKELKNAYCDINNDSDIFECMEKSVKSALCELPNIEMIIQNLLSGDDMNVLMKKCTVKTGVPVQPMLAKPTKGIQEVLDRFNNVTFTCEYKYDGERAQIHYIDKDNIKIFSRNLETMTEKYPDVIQIVKDQIMPGVTESIIDSEVVAYDIENKKILPFQILTTRKRKDVDIENIKVKICLFPFDLICCNGVPVIKEPLEIRRKLLYSLLRCKEGVLEYATHSEMNNIDDIDIFLQDAIENNCEGLMVKTLLDNASYEPSRRSLNWLKVKKDYIEGLSDSVDLVPIAGYYGKGKRSGVYGAFVLAAYNSETENFQTVCKAGTGFSDEILNALHESLSDKIIPNKKSYYEVSDKLNPDVWFDAHYVWEIKAADLSLSPVHTAAIGVYSDDKGIGLRFPRFLRLRDDKNPEQATTAQQIVEFYEAQFASNKNKNNNYNDESGSE
- a CDS encoding CorA-like Mg2+ transporter protein, putative produces the protein MSLESSKLKSDNEGSKKQFDCGQSYNNNPDELLSSRDLEEDTRSYNLKNTLINRCKKGKENLEPLSKKGNSEMSATFMNKNIITLNDENNELKMRLRNSLYYNNINSDPIDTTVSHNNNFNTINTDNNNNNNNIKRESNLKLEGILNENDYLVQLNKLRRHVIVEIFAGKCFIREYLSTEFLKRVKQCCNLNYVKNKSGLINYRDCKQLLAENNNIASIEARLNAILVSLPPLICVILHSSVFLVIKEDLVTDDLIKSLCNISKKYTNIYNMDGNMITRKPFEFCALECVFSSAIEHLNAEMQLLNKEFSNIKLSLRIAKYQDILSNLHNLKEPTSILINKVNSFIKAFREISENNVDLKRMELTKCYFNPNINDDDNKEATNQDLQMLLEYFDQELHQSYNQIKHLHDGMVNLEAKIVSDLSLTRNNLIRMDIIISLVNSGFGIGTLITGVFGMNLKINLETNEVAFLYVTGLVVILCLITVIMSFYFFKCIRI